The DNA region GACAGCGTAACCGGGCGCATATCGGACGAGCGTTTCACAGAGCTGTCGGCAGACTATGAAGCCGAGCAGAAAGAACTGAAAGAACGTGCCGCCAGACTGCGGGAAGAA from Desulfovibrio desulfuricans includes:
- a CDS encoding DUF4368 domain-containing protein, yielding DSVTGRISDERFTELSADYEAEQKELKERAARLREELSKAQEATANAEKFMNVVRRHTTIEELTPTLLREFV